A part of Thiohalorhabdus sp. Cl-TMA genomic DNA contains:
- a CDS encoding alanine/glycine:cation symporter family protein, with amino-acid sequence MERLNAFLESVSGVLWTPVMLILLLGTGMYLTLGLRLLPLRKLGYGFRMLWAGIRPGAQKGEGEITPFGALMTSLSATIGTGNIAGVGTAIHLGGPGAVFWMWVTALVGMATKYSEAVLAVRYREVDSRSMHVGGPMYYIKNGLGPRWQWLGVAFALFGLIAAFGIGNTVQSNSVADSMNQALGVPQWATGAVIAMVAFAVIVGGIGRIARVAEALVPVMGLIYVAGALVILAFNLPDIPQGVARIFTDAFSGTAAVGGFAGAGVVAAVQFGVARGLFSNEAGLGSAPMAHAAAQTTDPVRQGVVGMLGTFIDTILVCTMTALVIVTTGAWDSGETGAGLTTMAFNKGLPGPGDFVVAFGLIVFAFTTTLTWAYYGERCVEFLVGVKPLKAFRLIWVAGILVGSVASLELIWNLADITLALMAFPNLLALLLLSPVVMRISREYFLREEEGTAR; translated from the coding sequence ATGGAACGACTGAACGCCTTCCTGGAGTCCGTCAGCGGGGTCCTCTGGACGCCGGTGATGCTGATCCTCCTCCTGGGCACCGGGATGTACCTCACCCTCGGCCTCCGGCTGCTGCCGCTGCGGAAGCTCGGCTACGGCTTCCGCATGCTGTGGGCCGGCATCCGTCCCGGGGCCCAGAAGGGGGAGGGGGAGATCACCCCCTTCGGCGCGCTCATGACCAGCCTCTCCGCCACCATCGGCACCGGGAACATCGCCGGCGTGGGCACGGCCATCCATCTGGGCGGACCGGGCGCAGTCTTCTGGATGTGGGTTACCGCCCTGGTGGGCATGGCCACCAAGTACTCCGAGGCCGTGCTGGCCGTGCGCTACCGGGAGGTGGACAGCCGCTCCATGCACGTGGGCGGACCCATGTACTACATCAAGAACGGCCTCGGCCCGCGCTGGCAGTGGCTCGGCGTCGCCTTCGCCCTGTTCGGCCTGATCGCGGCCTTCGGCATCGGCAACACCGTGCAGTCCAACTCCGTTGCCGATTCCATGAACCAGGCCCTGGGCGTGCCGCAGTGGGCCACGGGGGCGGTGATCGCGATGGTGGCATTCGCCGTCATCGTCGGCGGGATCGGCCGCATCGCCCGGGTGGCGGAAGCCCTGGTGCCCGTCATGGGCTTAATCTACGTGGCGGGCGCCCTGGTGATCCTGGCCTTCAATCTCCCGGACATCCCGCAGGGCGTGGCGCGGATCTTCACCGACGCCTTCAGCGGTACCGCGGCCGTGGGCGGCTTCGCGGGCGCCGGGGTGGTGGCGGCGGTGCAGTTCGGCGTGGCCCGCGGCCTGTTCTCCAACGAGGCCGGTCTCGGCTCCGCGCCGATGGCCCACGCCGCGGCGCAGACCACCGATCCGGTTCGCCAGGGGGTGGTGGGTATGCTCGGCACCTTCATCGACACTATTCTGGTCTGCACCATGACCGCGCTGGTCATCGTTACCACCGGCGCCTGGGACAGCGGCGAAACCGGTGCGGGCCTGACCACCATGGCCTTCAACAAGGGGCTGCCCGGCCCGGGTGATTTCGTGGTGGCCTTCGGACTCATCGTCTTCGCCTTCACCACAACGCTGACCTGGGCCTATTACGGCGAGCGCTGCGTGGAGTTCCTGGTGGGCGTTAAGCCGCTGAAGGCCTTCCGGCTGATCTGGGTGGCGGGCATTCTGGTGGGGTCGGTGGCCAGCCTGGAGCTGATCTGGAATCTGGCGGACATCACCCTGGCGCTCATGGCCTTCCCCAATCTGCTGGCGCTCCTGCTCCTGTCTCCGGTGGTCATGCGCATCAGCCGGGAGTACTTCCTGCGCGAGGAAGAAGGGACCGCCCGCTAG
- a CDS encoding response regulator transcription factor, with the protein MPNKQRGSTVFVVDDDPYVLDSTRWLLENSGFHTETHDHAESFFAAYRNETTGCVILDIRMPGMTGLALQNELVKIGAEIPIVFITAHGDIPQTVQAMKLGAWDFIEKPYDPRQLLESVERAVEWSEMRQDAQRRRALYANRFSKLSPREQEVAREVAGGRSSKEIARRLQLSPRTVETHRYRLMEKVGAGSVAHLVLMLMEIGEEVRIPE; encoded by the coding sequence ATGCCGAATAAGCAACGGGGAAGCACGGTCTTCGTGGTGGATGACGATCCTTACGTTCTGGATTCCACGCGTTGGCTGCTGGAGAACTCCGGGTTCCATACGGAGACCCATGACCACGCCGAATCCTTCTTCGCCGCCTATCGGAACGAGACCACGGGGTGCGTGATCCTCGACATCCGCATGCCCGGGATGACCGGCCTGGCGCTACAGAACGAGCTCGTGAAGATCGGCGCGGAGATCCCGATCGTCTTCATCACCGCCCACGGCGACATTCCGCAGACCGTTCAGGCCATGAAGCTCGGGGCGTGGGATTTCATAGAGAAGCCGTACGATCCGCGGCAGCTTCTGGAGAGCGTGGAGCGTGCCGTGGAATGGTCGGAAATGCGCCAGGACGCGCAGCGGCGGCGCGCGCTCTACGCCAACCGCTTCTCCAAGCTGAGTCCCCGGGAGCAGGAGGTTGCCCGGGAGGTGGCCGGCGGACGTTCCAGCAAGGAGATCGCCCGCCGTCTGCAGCTCAGCCCCCGGACGGTGGAGACCCACCGCTACCGCTTGATGGAGAAGGTGGGCGCCGGCTCGGTGGCCCATCTGGTCCTGATGCTTATGGAGATCGGCGAGGAAGTGCGCATCCCCGAATAA